The proteins below are encoded in one region of Paenibacillus sp. YYML68:
- a CDS encoding spore germination protein, with protein sequence MNDKPGPTVSLESKIGDRYEESKQLMLQQFDQCSDLILREIYISDANVRAFFLYIDGMLMSEDLQEHVIRPLQELKRDTLDRLTDLSELGKQVLSVSSFVQLERYERAVHDILAGSAVLFIEGQAGALRLDIDGTPGRSITESSVEVVIRGPREAFTESLQTNLGMVRKRLRNASMKTIPFEIGEQSRTKVVLLYMEGLADPKVIQEVKRRLEAIRIDAILESGYIEELIEDNSYSPFPQLLYAEKPDSVVSQLLEGKFAIMIDGTPIVIKGPTTFWQMLQASEDYYERYMISTLVRWLRLLFIAVALLMPSLYIATTTFHQDMLPTTLILSIAAAREVIPFPALVEALIMEVAFEALREAGIRLPKTVGQAVSILGALVIGQAAVEAGIVSAPMVIVVSLTGIASFTVPRFNMAIAIRMLRFPLMILAGVFGLFGIVIGVLWITTHLCLLQSFGTPYMSGFAPYRKNEIKDIFVRAPWWKMTRRPEPTVGNVQRMPSKLKSIIMNKKDDAP encoded by the coding sequence GTGAACGATAAACCTGGGCCGACGGTTTCACTGGAAAGTAAGATCGGTGATCGTTACGAAGAGTCGAAGCAGCTGATGCTGCAGCAGTTCGATCAATGCTCGGATCTCATTCTCCGTGAGATTTACATATCGGATGCGAATGTGAGAGCTTTTTTCCTATACATAGACGGCATGCTGATGTCAGAGGACTTGCAGGAGCATGTCATTCGTCCACTGCAGGAGCTGAAGCGAGACACGCTGGATCGTCTTACAGACTTGAGCGAGTTGGGCAAGCAGGTGCTGAGCGTATCCAGCTTCGTTCAGCTAGAGCGATATGAGCGTGCCGTTCACGATATATTGGCAGGCAGTGCCGTATTATTCATAGAGGGACAGGCCGGGGCATTGCGACTCGATATCGACGGCACGCCTGGTCGCTCAATTACGGAGTCGTCAGTTGAGGTCGTCATCCGCGGTCCGAGGGAGGCGTTCACCGAGAGCCTGCAGACGAACCTCGGGATGGTGCGCAAGAGGCTTCGCAATGCGAGCATGAAGACCATTCCATTCGAAATAGGTGAGCAGTCAAGAACGAAGGTCGTTCTGCTCTATATGGAGGGGCTCGCTGACCCGAAGGTGATTCAGGAGGTGAAGCGCAGGCTGGAGGCGATCCGCATCGATGCGATTCTGGAGAGTGGGTATATCGAGGAGCTGATCGAGGATAACTCGTATTCACCGTTCCCGCAGCTGCTCTATGCAGAGAAGCCGGATTCCGTCGTCAGTCAGCTTCTAGAAGGGAAGTTCGCAATTATGATCGACGGTACACCGATTGTGATAAAGGGTCCGACGACGTTCTGGCAGATGCTGCAGGCGTCTGAGGATTACTATGAGCGATATATGATCTCTACGCTCGTGCGCTGGCTTCGCCTGCTGTTCATCGCGGTAGCGCTTCTGATGCCAAGCTTGTATATTGCGACGACGACGTTCCATCAAGACATGCTGCCTACCACGCTCATCCTGAGCATCGCAGCAGCGCGTGAGGTCATTCCGTTCCCGGCGCTTGTAGAGGCGCTCATCATGGAGGTGGCGTTCGAGGCGCTACGCGAGGCCGGGATAAGGCTGCCGAAGACGGTCGGTCAGGCGGTCAGTATTCTCGGGGCGCTCGTAATCGGTCAAGCAGCGGTTGAGGCTGGAATCGTCTCCGCGCCGATGGTCATCGTCGTATCGCTAACCGGTATAGCCTCGTTCACCGTGCCGCGCTTCAACATGGCGATTGCGATTCGAATGCTCCGCTTTCCGCTTATGATTCTCGCCGGTGTATTCGGTCTGTTCGGCATCGTCATTGGTGTGCTGTGGATTACGACGCATCTGTGCCTGCTGCAGTCGTTCGGCACCCCTTATATGTCGGGCTTCGCTCCGTACCGGAAGAACGAGATCAAGGATATATTCGTCAGGGCGCCTTGGTGGAAGATGACGCGTCGTCCGGAGCCGACTGTCGGCAATGTACAGCGCATGCCCAGCAAGCTGAAGTCGATCATTATGAACAAAAAGGACGATGCGCCATGA
- a CDS encoding sugar phosphate isomerase/epimerase, whose product MRRMGIGVQLYTLRDELAADFRGTLRKVAELGYEGVEFAGYGDIAADEMKALLQELGLQVAGSHVSLERLRSNLEGEIAYMKTIGGKTIICPYSSPDADEEGWKAVIAELRSYGEQISKHGLLFAYHNHEFEFEGKVGDSLIFDAIFESSSPETLQVEMDVCWVKRGGQDPIAYIHKYAGRLPLVHMKDFNYDGDGVQTLELGQGIVPLAEVLAAASDSGVQWLIVEQDRCQNPPLVSVENSLNWLREHYLQQV is encoded by the coding sequence ATGAGAAGAATGGGTATCGGCGTCCAGCTGTACACGCTGCGTGATGAACTGGCTGCTGACTTCCGGGGAACGCTGCGGAAGGTAGCGGAGCTTGGCTATGAGGGTGTTGAATTCGCCGGCTATGGGGATATTGCTGCAGACGAAATGAAAGCGCTCCTACAGGAGCTGGGTCTTCAAGTCGCAGGAAGCCACGTAAGCCTGGAGCGGCTGCGCAGCAATCTGGAGGGCGAGATCGCGTACATGAAGACGATCGGCGGCAAGACGATTATCTGTCCCTATTCCTCGCCGGATGCAGATGAGGAAGGCTGGAAGGCGGTCATTGCTGAGCTGAGGTCGTACGGGGAGCAGATCAGCAAGCATGGTCTTCTGTTCGCGTATCATAATCATGAGTTCGAATTCGAGGGCAAGGTCGGCGATTCGCTCATCTTCGATGCGATCTTCGAGTCGTCGTCGCCCGAGACGCTGCAAGTCGAGATGGACGTATGCTGGGTGAAGCGCGGCGGACAGGACCCTATTGCATATATTCACAAGTATGCCGGCCGGCTGCCGCTCGTTCATATGAAGGATTTCAACTATGATGGCGACGGTGTGCAGACGCTGGAGCTCGGTCAAGGGATCGTCCCTCTCGCGGAGGTGCTTGCAGCTGCCTCGGACAGTGGGGTACAATGGCTGATCGTCGAGCAGGACCGCTGCCAGAACCCGCCTCTCGTCAGCGTGGAGAACAGCTTGAACTGGCTGAGAGAGCACTATTTGCAGCAGGTGTAG
- a CDS encoding 3-dehydroquinate dehydratase — MKVFVTFQDRQVPVFADSLNKKTLKLLKTALDKKVETGRAALQKCLQTLISIEVIGCEAILHSLNEKDTLALSLY; from the coding sequence ATGAAAGTATTCGTCACGTTTCAAGATAGACAAGTCCCGGTTTTCGCCGACAGCTTGAATAAGAAGACGCTGAAGCTTCTGAAGACCGCGCTTGACAAGAAGGTAGAAACCGGCAGAGCTGCTCTGCAGAAGTGCTTACAAACGTTAATCAGCATCGAGGTCATCGGGTGCGAAGCCATCTTGCATTCATTGAACGAGAAAGATACATTAGCACTGTCCCTCTATTAG
- a CDS encoding DUF2512 family protein, with product MFQRISLKLLLNAALLIPLLYLFSDATFWQMVGTSVGLSVLGYAAVDQWVLRRSGNVVATVTDAGLTALYLLLVSRYVGWSMSAWGIVITSLVIGALEYMYHVILIRWDKRSNAFSYRDIQ from the coding sequence ATGTTTCAACGCATATCACTCAAGCTGCTGCTGAACGCGGCTCTGCTTATTCCGCTCTTGTATTTGTTCTCGGACGCGACCTTTTGGCAGATGGTCGGCACGAGCGTCGGCTTAAGTGTATTGGGGTACGCGGCGGTCGATCAATGGGTGCTGCGCAGGTCGGGCAACGTGGTGGCTACCGTTACAGATGCTGGTCTAACCGCATTGTACTTGCTGCTTGTATCCCGGTACGTAGGCTGGTCCATGTCCGCTTGGGGAATCGTCATTACGTCTCTTGTCATCGGCGCCCTTGAGTACATGTATCATGTGATCCTAATTCGATGGGACAAGCGCAGCAATGCGTTCTCATATCGGGACATTCAATAA
- a CDS encoding Ger(x)C family spore germination protein: protein MRRWTGARSLAAVLVLLLLSGCWDRKEVNDVAFVAATGFDKTGDEYRVTVQIPLPSQLGGAGSKGGGGGTSGDKSFFIDSYTGGTIRDANKKQQQAMSRQLYFAHRRTVVFSAELARDGLTPVIDVFIRTPQNRLSAIPVVSMGEARSVLNAEASIEQLPAEMIRELAQNFTVRPITLRSYVQAHLAKGMDEMLPLIKLDKTSPGSYGTAKSKVKWMGLALFKEGRLTGTLEGKDAMYVLMLSNNAKNPLISFDVPRGKGQVTVMLTELTTEVSPVRTNDQRFQFDIRISAKGTMMENASLYDPLPDENLLQLNSAISTQIKSDVERVLRELQMKYKSDPLGLGEYIHRSYKQEWREMEREWNELYYPRLKFDVRTNIQINHPGAVTKPFGLIEEAVIE from the coding sequence ATGAGACGTTGGACAGGAGCACGCTCCTTGGCCGCTGTGCTGGTGCTGCTGCTGCTGAGCGGCTGCTGGGATCGTAAGGAGGTCAACGACGTCGCATTCGTCGCAGCAACGGGCTTCGATAAGACGGGGGATGAATACCGCGTCACGGTGCAAATTCCGCTGCCGAGCCAGCTCGGCGGCGCAGGCTCCAAGGGCGGCGGGGGCGGTACGTCGGGCGACAAGTCGTTCTTCATCGACTCGTACACTGGCGGTACCATACGAGATGCGAATAAGAAGCAGCAGCAGGCGATGTCCCGTCAGCTATATTTTGCCCATCGGCGTACAGTCGTGTTCAGTGCAGAGCTTGCCAGAGACGGTCTTACGCCTGTGATAGATGTTTTCATCCGAACACCGCAAAATCGGCTCTCCGCTATACCGGTCGTATCCATGGGAGAGGCGCGCAGCGTGCTGAATGCCGAGGCGTCGATCGAGCAGCTGCCGGCGGAGATGATTCGTGAGCTGGCACAGAACTTTACGGTGCGTCCGATTACGCTTCGCTCGTACGTACAGGCGCATCTGGCGAAAGGCATGGATGAGATGCTGCCTCTAATCAAGCTGGACAAGACATCTCCCGGCTCATATGGAACGGCGAAGTCGAAGGTGAAGTGGATGGGGCTCGCCTTGTTCAAGGAAGGGCGGCTCACCGGAACCTTGGAGGGCAAGGATGCGATGTATGTGCTCATGCTCAGTAATAACGCCAAAAATCCGCTGATCTCCTTCGACGTCCCCCGGGGCAAAGGACAAGTTACCGTAATGCTGACTGAATTGACGACTGAGGTAAGTCCGGTCCGCACGAACGACCAACGGTTTCAGTTTGATATTAGGATCAGCGCCAAAGGAACGATGATGGAGAACGCATCCTTGTACGATCCATTGCCGGATGAAAATTTGTTGCAGCTGAACAGCGCCATCTCCACACAGATCAAGTCTGACGTTGAGCGCGTTCTACGTGAGCTTCAGATGAAATATAAATCCGATCCGCTCGGCCTAGGTGAATATATACATCGCAGCTACAAGCAGGAATGGAGAGAGATGGAGCGGGAATGGAATGAATTGTATTATCCCCGGCTCAAGTTCGATGTGAGAACGAACATACAGATTAATCATCCTGGCGCCGTGACGAAGCCGTTCGGATTGATTGAGGAGGCGGTTATTGAATAA
- a CDS encoding AraC family transcriptional regulator gives MNANLLACGYAYHRERYYGMDKHGAPNYLFRLQTEGRAKAYISHQWVPIEAGDLILVQPGDSYALLIEEETDTNGVTIPIVSGDYYLFCNGSWISEWWQRSHKPGVTRIDPDDKLISLWQQLIIEKRRLGKTDGSELTDYLLRAMCLYLERAVTETTPSHGRSFSAMRMKRYIEERATQSFKVEDVASHVGLSVSRAVHLYKECFGQTMLEYALHLRLSAAIERMLYTSMSLEQIALTCGFGGYSYFHRVFKEHHGIAPGQYRTEQKKSL, from the coding sequence ATGAATGCAAATCTGCTGGCGTGCGGCTACGCCTACCACCGAGAACGTTATTACGGCATGGACAAGCATGGTGCCCCTAACTACTTGTTCCGTCTGCAGACAGAGGGACGCGCCAAAGCGTACATTAGTCATCAATGGGTTCCGATCGAGGCCGGCGATCTTATCCTTGTCCAGCCTGGAGATTCTTATGCGCTGCTGATCGAAGAGGAGACCGACACCAACGGCGTTACGATACCAATCGTAAGCGGGGATTACTATTTATTCTGCAACGGGTCCTGGATCAGCGAGTGGTGGCAGCGCAGTCATAAGCCCGGTGTCACGCGGATCGATCCGGACGACAAGCTGATTTCATTATGGCAGCAGCTTATTATCGAGAAGCGCAGACTCGGCAAGACCGATGGCAGCGAGCTTACAGACTATTTACTCCGCGCCATGTGCCTGTACTTGGAACGAGCGGTGACGGAGACGACGCCATCGCATGGCCGTTCCTTCTCCGCGATGCGGATGAAGCGATATATCGAGGAGCGGGCGACGCAATCGTTCAAGGTAGAGGACGTTGCCTCTCACGTAGGCTTAAGCGTCTCGCGAGCGGTCCATCTATACAAGGAATGCTTCGGCCAAACGATGCTGGAGTACGCCCTGCATCTTCGACTGTCGGCTGCCATTGAACGTATGCTATATACCTCCATGTCGCTGGAGCAGATCGCGCTGACCTGCGGCTTCGGCGGATATTCATACTTTCATCGGGTGTTCAAGGAGCATCACGGCATCGCGCCAGGACAATACCGCACAGAACAAAAAAAGTCCCTCTAA
- a CDS encoding MarR family winged helix-turn-helix transcriptional regulator, with the protein MAEKKYTIPRWISLLYRYGQMYMGDRLEKYGIGRGQFMFLNALYWRDGLSQEELSEHLCIDKGTTARALKKLEEQGYIYREVRAEDRRYYSVYLTPRAMEIKDEVRAVIVSWRSVLTDGLSEEELEIALELLDRMGANAERQMKLQWQQEETDALPSDEATKEA; encoded by the coding sequence ATGGCTGAGAAAAAATATACAATACCCCGCTGGATATCGCTGCTGTATCGCTACGGTCAAATGTATATGGGTGATCGACTGGAAAAGTATGGAATAGGCAGAGGGCAGTTTATGTTCCTGAATGCGCTATACTGGAGAGACGGGTTAAGTCAAGAGGAGCTGTCCGAGCATCTGTGTATTGACAAGGGAACGACAGCCAGAGCACTCAAGAAGCTGGAGGAGCAAGGCTACATCTATCGGGAGGTGCGCGCCGAAGACAGACGGTATTACAGCGTCTATCTTACCCCGCGCGCTATGGAAATCAAGGATGAGGTGCGCGCCGTCATCGTGTCTTGGCGCAGTGTGCTGACCGATGGCTTATCGGAGGAAGAGCTGGAGATTGCGCTGGAGCTGCTAGACCGAATGGGAGCTAATGCGGAGCGCCAGATGAAGCTGCAATGGCAACAGGAGGAGACCGATGCACTGCCAAGCGATGAAGCCACAAAAGAAGCATAG
- a CDS encoding Gfo/Idh/MocA family protein, translating into MNKLRVAVIGCGSISKHRHIPEYAGREDVELVAFVDVNEARAQQFADQHGGKAYTDYREMLTEAKPDAVSVCLPNALHAEVSIAAAQAGAHVLVEKPMAASEDEALAMIEAAKASGVHLMVGHNQRLMPPHVKAKQVLDSGKLGKVLTFRTSFGHPGPEGWSADGKESWFFRKPEAIMGAMGDLGVHKSDLIRWLLSDEVESVAAFIDTRHKEGTDVDDNATCILRMQSGAIGTLVASWTYYKGEDNSTVLWCEQGVMKIGTDPQDQVIVELRDGSVERHKVGEIATNQKQTSSGIIDEFVEGIRSGTPPRISGEEGLRSLKVILGAFESQATGQIVKL; encoded by the coding sequence ATGAATAAGTTGAGAGTAGCCGTAATCGGCTGTGGTTCAATCTCGAAGCATCGTCATATTCCAGAGTACGCAGGCCGCGAGGATGTGGAGCTCGTCGCCTTCGTCGATGTCAATGAAGCACGCGCACAGCAGTTCGCCGACCAGCATGGCGGCAAGGCATATACGGACTACCGTGAAATGCTGACCGAGGCGAAGCCGGATGCGGTAAGTGTCTGCTTGCCGAATGCACTGCATGCCGAGGTGTCGATCGCCGCGGCGCAGGCAGGCGCACATGTGCTCGTCGAGAAGCCGATGGCCGCTTCTGAGGATGAGGCGCTGGCGATGATCGAGGCAGCGAAGGCGAGCGGCGTACACCTCATGGTAGGACACAACCAGCGTCTGATGCCTCCGCACGTAAAGGCGAAGCAGGTGCTCGACAGCGGCAAGCTGGGCAAGGTCCTCACGTTCCGCACGTCGTTCGGTCACCCGGGACCAGAGGGCTGGAGCGCAGACGGCAAGGAGAGCTGGTTCTTCCGTAAGCCCGAGGCGATTATGGGAGCGATGGGCGATCTGGGCGTACATAAGTCCGACCTGATCCGCTGGCTGCTGAGTGATGAGGTGGAGAGTGTAGCGGCGTTCATCGACACGCGTCATAAGGAAGGCACCGATGTCGACGACAACGCGACGTGCATTCTACGTATGCAGAGCGGCGCGATCGGTACGCTGGTCGCCAGCTGGACGTACTACAAGGGCGAGGACAACAGCACGGTGCTGTGGTGCGAGCAGGGTGTGATGAAGATCGGCACTGACCCGCAGGATCAAGTGATCGTGGAGCTTCGCGACGGCTCCGTGGAGCGCCATAAGGTCGGTGAGATTGCAACGAACCAGAAGCAGACGTCGAGCGGCATCATCGACGAGTTCGTGGAGGGCATTCGCAGCGGTACGCCTCCGCGCATCTCCGGCGAGGAGGGCTTGCGCTCGCTGAAGGTGATCCTCGGTGCGTTCGAGTCTCAGGCGACGGGTCAGATTGTGAAGCTTTAG
- a CDS encoding endospore germination permease — MEQQLSNRQIVLIGSSLVLNTTLISAPMLMTKAASQSAIFGYVLPLLVVGLCWLLLARTMARYPGRDLFQAMTTRFGKLGKLVIIAYGGYFFLILTRDMRSIVDFVSYSLLPTTPGILLALAVGASLVFISRGSLTAVGRMTEIYQTFLIIVICMLPFALAKEIEINNTRPFLETGIYEIATASFYAYGYIGELCLLPFLITAQPYPRRAGLLGLLLGIGLLQLLIVLCMTVMNPDLTSQTVYPNYHLIREIRITDFLDRFDLAIVGIWLPAAIVRTSIILYLICRAVVRVVPQMDEALTAAPVALAAVVGSIWFYESYLQLMGMMKRWPLITVLFTGLMPVLLYLFLRPKKAGSSSGKHKPKASGHSSI, encoded by the coding sequence ATGGAGCAGCAGCTATCGAATAGACAAATTGTTCTAATCGGCTCTAGTCTTGTCCTCAACACCACTTTAATCAGCGCCCCGATGCTGATGACCAAGGCGGCAAGTCAAAGCGCGATATTCGGCTACGTGCTGCCGTTATTGGTTGTCGGGCTATGCTGGCTGCTGCTGGCGAGGACGATGGCCCGGTATCCGGGGCGTGATCTGTTTCAAGCGATGACGACTCGCTTCGGTAAGCTGGGCAAGCTGGTCATTATCGCTTATGGCGGCTACTTTTTTCTTATATTAACAAGAGATATGAGGTCTATCGTAGACTTCGTCAGCTATTCCTTGCTGCCCACGACGCCTGGCATCTTACTGGCGCTTGCAGTAGGAGCAAGTCTGGTGTTCATCAGCCGAGGCTCGCTCACGGCGGTGGGCCGGATGACGGAGATCTACCAGACATTCCTTATCATCGTCATCTGCATGCTCCCATTCGCTCTGGCTAAGGAGATTGAGATTAACAATACGCGTCCTTTCTTGGAGACGGGCATATACGAAATTGCGACTGCCAGCTTCTATGCTTACGGCTACATCGGCGAGCTGTGCCTGCTGCCGTTCCTCATTACAGCGCAGCCGTACCCTCGCAGAGCAGGGCTGCTCGGCCTGCTGCTGGGCATCGGTCTGCTTCAGTTGCTCATTGTGCTATGCATGACGGTGATGAATCCGGACTTAACGAGCCAGACCGTCTATCCGAACTATCATCTCATACGGGAGATTCGGATTACGGACTTCCTGGACCGGTTCGACCTTGCTATTGTCGGTATATGGCTGCCAGCGGCGATCGTGCGCACGAGCATCATCTTATATCTGATCTGCCGCGCCGTCGTTCGGGTCGTACCGCAGATGGACGAGGCACTAACTGCCGCTCCCGTTGCCCTGGCCGCAGTCGTCGGTTCGATCTGGTTCTATGAGAGCTACTTGCAGCTGATGGGCATGATGAAGCGCTGGCCGCTGATAACGGTTCTGTTTACCGGGCTCATGCCGGTGCTGTTGTATTTATTTTTACGTCCGAAGAAGGCCGGGTCGTCGAGCGGGAAGCATAAGCCGAAGGCGTCTGGGCATTCTAGCATATAA
- a CDS encoding EAL domain-containing protein, which produces MISFIILLAAHLIPISVLFFIAMETLQRDRKGLLNRIAAVFFFLTIVLLLGNMLTSIVQLPFAEAFVYISVFIPAYLIMCCVILFFAELTEMKRIWGHRLIQALSLMPLLAVMVTLYWKPEQLIQIDSIGMWSYQTAQPMLLGMTLGAAVYTIVLSSIFIISCLRSADHTAIKLRRKQLKTVLIGLGFGGMWVVVLTMLRGLQLVPEMMRVVDFSLFGVMIYALFMRYAMIKYDLLPSIERKYQVLYELSPMAILLLDRDGYIRELNSEAQAMLKLSKPKDKSNLTRLSSYMELVAEPVEADDRRKGSHEPMFKGEYKVNLGNGSLKYVRADSEAIHTAGERFQCVVLLDITGMKEAEEQIRHMAYFDKLTELPNRYMMQRKLEEHLLHGMKFDAPFSMMVLDLDGFKKVNDTQGHHVGDRLLEHVAALLRGAALPNMTVARLSGDEFAILVPGLSGLDRIQAYCQELYQRFQQPIVYEGKSHYISVSIGVSSFPEHGQTAEQLQQHADLAMYHAKKSGRNRAVIFDPSIHHEERERFRMDGWIRKGLKQGEFALHYQPQVHIRSGKMIGAEALIRWNHPERGLISPGLFIPLAEESGTIVDIGYWVLETACEQLRDWLEAGYEPICLSINLSAKQFQDPKFPQVLAETLHRTGIDPSLLCLEITERTAMLEQEQSNVLCQEIMALGVKLSIDDFGTGYSSLVLLKQLPVHSIKIDRSFVMEMESNENDRAIIKAMIAMSHSLGKKVVAEGVEQRGQWDMLELLGCDEVQGYVVSRPVAAEQFVRFLDHKNKPHNRSNAAG; this is translated from the coding sequence ATGATATCATTTATTATCCTTCTAGCTGCTCACCTCATCCCGATCTCCGTATTGTTTTTTATCGCGATGGAGACGCTTCAGCGTGACCGCAAGGGCTTATTGAATCGAATTGCAGCCGTTTTTTTCTTCTTAACGATCGTGCTCCTGCTGGGAAATATGTTGACGAGTATCGTTCAGCTGCCCTTCGCCGAAGCTTTTGTTTATATTTCCGTTTTTATACCTGCTTATCTCATCATGTGCTGTGTGATTCTGTTCTTCGCGGAGCTAACGGAGATGAAGCGCATATGGGGGCACAGGCTAATTCAAGCGTTGTCTCTGATGCCGCTTCTTGCTGTAATGGTCACGTTATATTGGAAGCCGGAGCAGCTGATTCAGATCGACAGCATCGGCATGTGGAGCTACCAGACGGCACAACCGATGCTGCTCGGTATGACGTTAGGAGCGGCCGTCTATACGATCGTTCTGTCCTCCATATTTATAATCTCTTGTCTACGCTCTGCCGACCACACCGCTATCAAGCTTCGCCGTAAGCAGCTGAAGACGGTGCTAATCGGACTGGGCTTCGGAGGAATGTGGGTCGTAGTGCTTACGATGCTTCGCGGCCTACAGCTCGTCCCGGAGATGATGCGGGTCGTCGACTTCAGCCTGTTCGGTGTCATGATCTATGCGCTGTTCATGCGGTATGCGATGATCAAGTACGATCTGCTGCCCTCTATTGAACGGAAGTATCAGGTGCTGTACGAGCTCTCGCCTATGGCCATTCTGCTGCTGGATCGAGACGGATATATCCGTGAGCTCAATTCAGAGGCACAGGCTATGCTGAAGCTGTCTAAGCCGAAGGACAAGTCGAATCTAACCCGTTTGTCGAGTTATATGGAGCTTGTGGCAGAACCAGTTGAAGCTGACGATCGCCGTAAGGGGTCTCATGAACCGATGTTCAAGGGCGAGTATAAGGTTAACCTCGGTAATGGAAGCCTCAAGTACGTGAGAGCGGACAGCGAGGCTATACATACAGCAGGAGAACGATTCCAATGTGTGGTTCTGCTCGACATAACAGGTATGAAGGAAGCCGAGGAGCAGATCAGGCACATGGCCTACTTCGATAAGCTGACCGAGCTGCCGAACCGGTATATGATGCAGAGAAAGCTTGAGGAGCACCTGCTCCACGGCATGAAGTTCGATGCGCCCTTCTCGATGATGGTGCTTGACTTGGACGGCTTTAAGAAAGTTAACGACACGCAAGGACATCACGTCGGTGATCGACTGCTGGAGCATGTGGCAGCTCTGCTGCGAGGTGCTGCGCTTCCGAATATGACCGTTGCGCGGCTGTCTGGAGACGAGTTCGCGATACTCGTGCCGGGACTGTCCGGTTTGGATCGAATTCAGGCTTATTGTCAGGAGCTGTACCAGCGCTTCCAGCAGCCGATTGTGTATGAGGGTAAGTCGCACTACATCTCGGTGAGCATCGGCGTCAGCAGCTTCCCGGAGCATGGGCAGACGGCGGAGCAGCTGCAGCAGCATGCGGATCTGGCCATGTACCACGCTAAGAAATCGGGTCGTAATCGCGCGGTCATCTTCGACCCTTCGATTCATCATGAGGAGCGGGAGCGCTTCCGGATGGATGGTTGGATTCGTAAGGGGCTGAAGCAAGGAGAGTTCGCGCTTCATTACCAGCCACAGGTGCATATTCGTTCGGGGAAAATGATCGGCGCAGAGGCGCTTATCCGGTGGAATCATCCAGAGAGGGGGCTCATCTCACCTGGATTGTTCATACCACTCGCGGAGGAATCGGGCACCATCGTCGATATCGGCTACTGGGTGCTGGAGACGGCCTGTGAGCAGCTGCGCGATTGGCTGGAGGCTGGCTATGAGCCGATTTGTCTGTCTATTAACTTGTCGGCCAAGCAATTCCAGGACCCTAAATTCCCTCAGGTTCTCGCAGAGACGCTTCATCGCACCGGCATCGACCCGTCGCTGCTATGCCTTGAGATTACGGAGCGCACTGCGATGCTGGAGCAGGAGCAGAGCAACGTGCTCTGTCAAGAGATCATGGCACTCGGCGTCAAGCTGTCGATCGATGATTTCGGCACTGGCTACTCGTCGCTCGTATTGCTCAAGCAGCTTCCGGTGCATTCGATCAAGATCGACCGCTCGTTCGTGATGGAGATGGAGAGCAATGAGAACGACCGGGCCATTATTAAAGCGATGATCGCCATGTCCCATAGCCTCGGTAAGAAGGTCGTCGCTGAAGGTGTGGAGCAGCGTGGACAGTGGGATATGCTGGAGCTGCTCGGCTGTGATGAGGTGCAGGGCTATGTCGTCAGCCGTCCTGTAGCGGCGGAGCAATTCGTCCGCTTTCTGGACCACAAGAACAAGCCGCATAATCGAAGCAACGCCGCAGGATAA